One Brienomyrus brachyistius isolate T26 unplaced genomic scaffold, BBRACH_0.4 scaffold110, whole genome shotgun sequence DNA window includes the following coding sequences:
- the alg1 gene encoding chitobiosyldiphosphodolichol beta-mannosyltransferase: MALLSAVLLVGCVSTLWLAGFCSVCSSVAIASLSCALLLWLASRPGRCVCVLVLGDIGRSPRMQYHAASLARHGYTVSFVGYLGTKPHRDIAENKKIKIVPISEMRGLAVGPKLLQYVTKVIQQSMQLLFVLLKTGVHSHVLLQNPPGLPSIAICWLVCSLTGSRFIVDWHNYGYTIMALSHGDHHPIVTVARWYEKFFGRLSSDNLCVTNGMRDDLQRNWGIKATTLYDKPPAMFQEASLKEQHRLFVKMSETHSPFQPRGCSAGDSVERTAFTERDLATGRVTRSARRPALLLSSTSWTEDEDFSVLLKALEDYEASIKSGATLPPLVCVITGKGPQKERYRKLIDQLCFAHVQICTPWLEAEDYPVLLGSADLGVCLHTSSSGLDLPMKVVDMFGCCLPVCALRFQCLHELVKHEENGLVFEDSEELAQQIKALLSDLPNAQSRLARFRKNLQESRQQRWDESWDQTVLPILAS, translated from the exons ATGGCGCTGCTGTCAGCCGTCCTGCTTGTTGGCTGCGTTTCGACGTTATGGCTCGCCGGGTTTTGCTCGGTGTGCTCGTCCGTCGCGATCGCTTCCCTCTCATGTGCGCTGCTTCTCTGGCTGGCCAGCCGTCCCGGGCGCTGCGTGTGCGTCCTGGTGCTGGGGGACATCGGGCGCAGTCCGCGGATGCAGTACCACGCCGCGTCCCTGGCCAGGCACGGCTACACCGTGTCGTTCGTCGGCTACCTCG GAACCAAACCTCACCGAGACATCGcagaaaataagaaaataaagatCGTTCCTATTTCCGAAATGAGAGGGCTTGCAG TTGGGCCCAAACTCCTGCAGTATGTTACCAAGGTGATACAGCAGTCGATGCAGCTGCTGTTTGTGCTGCTGAAGACTGGCGTCCACTCGCACGTGCTCCTGCAG AATCCACCTGGCCTGCCCAGCATTGCCATCTGCTGGCTGGTCTGCTCCCTGACGGGCAGCAGATTCATCGTCGACTGGCACAACTATGGCTACACCATCATGGCGCTCAGCCacggggaccaccaccccatcGTCACGGTCGCCCGATG GTACGAGAAGTTCTTCGGGCGCCTGTCGAGCGACAATCTCTGCGTCACCAACGGCATGAGGGATGACCTGCAGAGGAACTGGGGCATTAA AGCTACGACGCTGTACGACAAGCCGCCTGCCATGTTTCAGGAGGCCTCCCTGAaggagcagcaccggctgtttGTGAAGATGAGCGAGACCCACAGCCCATTCCAGCCCCG cgGCTGTTCTGCCGGGGACAGCGTGGAGCGGACCGCGTTCACGGAGCGTGATCTCGCCACTGGCCGCGTGACCCGCAGTGCCAGACGGCCTGCCCTGTTGCTGAGCAGCACCAGCTGGACAG AGGATGAAGATTTCTCTGTTCTGCTGAAAGCTCTGGAAG ATTACGAGGCGTCGATCAAGAGTGGGGCCACACTGCCGCCCCTTGTCTGTGTCATCACAG GGAAGGGTCCTCAGAAGGAGCGCTACAGGAAGCTGATCGACCAGTTATGCTTCGCACACGTGCAGATTTGCACGCCGTGGCTGGAAGCAGAAGATTACCCCGTCCTCCTCG GTTCCGCTGACCTGGGCGTCTGCCTGCACACGTCCTCGAGTGGGCTGGACCTGCCCATGAAGGTGGTGGACATGTTCGGCTGCTGCCTCCCCGTCTGCGCCTTGCGCTTCCAGTG CCTCCATGAGCTCGTCAAACACGAGGAGAACGGACTGGTGTTCGAGGACTCTGAGGAACTGGCACAGCAGATTAAG GCACTGCTGTCAGATCTCCCCAACGCACAGAGCCGGTTGGCCCGGTTCCGGAAAAATTTACAGGAGAGCAGGCAGCAGCGGTGGGACGAGAGCTGGGACCAGACGGTGCTTCCCATCCTTGCCAgctga
- the cunh16orf89 gene encoding UPF0764 protein C16orf89 homolog encodes MCGYSLVAFAAFLSATVVASNGEAIDDILKSLDNGVLFFENRFRHINLDGVAGYTILHAKLKAAVRVWEDTELAGDPKVVAAAALAERLDRVLPLAYQRLQETEPRYFREFEPLMDAGFWTIPRKWSSTDPSLAYSAFRAMECYNERLSDKCITLLLGTWKDNGTPCIVTESCRDTMTVFGCPYYSLSHQLLYFMIGKMRGCSNILQGEKRQTRANLTDEHYQDIFCSNMMKTNQEIARKNFSGHTRDIFIENIMLCGVTGFSDFYNSDWLRHILLWQDPEMGCFGKDEEQISQALGRDLLEALQQHRRVKRREKMLGDGCSSHMTGVAVSALGGYLNYYLTEQDTTKIPVL; translated from the exons ATGTGCGGATACAGTTTGGTCGCATTTGCAGCCTTCCTCTCCGCTACAGTTGTCGCATCAAACGGAGAGGCAATAGACGATATTCTCAAAAGCTTAGATAACGGAGTACTTTTCTTCGAAAATCGGTTCAGACACATAAACCTGGATGGTGTCGCTGGGTACACCATACTGCATG CCAAGCTGAAGGCGGCTGTACGGGTGTGGGAAGACACGGAGCTCGCCGGAGATCCGAAGGTCGTCGCCGCGGCGGCTCTGGCCGAGAGGCTGGACCGGGTCCTGCCGCTGGCGTACCAGAGACTCCAGGAGACCGAGCCCAGATACTTCAGAG AATTCGAGCCTCTGATGGATGCTGGTTTCTGGACAATTCCGCGAAAATGGAGCAGCACGGACCCCTCGCTGGCCTACTCAGCGTTCAGAGCCATGGAATGCTACAACGAGCGGCTTAGCGACAAATGCATCACCCTCCTGCTGGGAACATG GAAAGACAATGGCACGCCCTGCATTGTGACCGAGTCCTGCAGGGACACGATGACAGTGTTTGGCTGCCCATATTACTCGCTGTCACACCAGCTGCTCTACTTCATGATTGGGAAAATG AGAGGGTGCTCCAATATCCTGCAGGGTGAGAAGAGGCAAACACGTGCTAATCTGACAGATGAACACTACCAGGATATCTTCTGCTCCAATATGATGAAGACCAACCAGGAGATCGCGAGGAAGAACTTCTCGGGCCATACTCGCGACATCTTCATTGAAAACA TCATGCTGTGTGGCGTGACCGGCTTCTCCGACTTCTATAACTCGGACTGGCTGCGGCACATCCTGCTGTGGCAGGACCCCGAAATGGGCTGTTTCGGGAAGGATG AGGAGCAGATCTCCCAGGCTCTGGGCCGGGACCTGCTGGAGGCCCTACAGCAGCACAGGCGCGTCAAGAGGAGAGAGAAAATGCTGGGAG ATGGCTGTTCGAGTCACATGACGGGAGTGGCGGTGAGCGCGCTCGGTGGGTACCTGAACTACTACCTGACAGAGCAGGACACCACAAAGATACCTGTGCTTTAA